A window from Balaenoptera musculus isolate JJ_BM4_2016_0621 chromosome 8, mBalMus1.pri.v3, whole genome shotgun sequence encodes these proteins:
- the LOC118899518 gene encoding LOW QUALITY PROTEIN: olfactory receptor 52B4-like (The sequence of the model RefSeq protein was modified relative to this genomic sequence to represent the inferred CDS: inserted 1 base in 1 codon) → MIYVSDYLEMKKREKEREEVRKMWSGLRDPAHLRRRWGWFKAEGDVSGGLHGYVSLNHTGVSHTVFHLLGIPGLEDQHMWISIPFFFSYVIALSGNSLLIFIIVAKHNLHEPIYLFLCMLAGAXVLSTCVVPQALAIFWFCAGEISLNRCITQFFITHSTFMSESGTLLVVAFDCYIAICFYPLRYTTILTHTLIGKIGVTIFLRSYCMIFPMIFLLKRLTFCQSNIIPRTCCEHIGLAKYACNDIRVNIWYGLFVIMSTVVLDVLLIFVSYTLILHAVFHVPPQDACHKALNTCGSHVCIILLFYGPAIITTLTQQFGSQVPPHIHILLDNVCILAPPMLNPITYGIKSKQIREQVAHIFFPMQK, encoded by the exons ATGATTTATGTGTCAGATTATCTGgagatgaaaaagagagaaaaggagcgGGAGGAAGTGAGGAAGATGTGGAGTGGTCTTAGAGACCCAGCCCATTTAAGAAGAAG ATGGGGTTGGTTCAAGGCCGAAG GTGATGTCTCTGGTGGTCTCCATGGGTATGTTTCCTTAAACCACACTGGTGTCAGTCACACAGTCTTCCACTTGCTGGGCATCCCTGGCCTAGAGGACCAGCACATGTGGATTTccatccctttcttcttttcGTATGTCATTGCCCTATCAGGGAACAGCCTTCTCATCTTCATTATTGTGGCAAAGCACAACCTCCATGAACCCATATACCTCTTCCTCTGCATGCTGGCTGGGG TTGTCCTCTCCACATGCGTAGTACCTCAGGCCTTGGCCATCTTCTGGTTCTGTGCTGGGGAGATCTCCTTGAATCGTTGCATCACACAGTTCTTCATTACACACAGCACTTTCATGTCTGAGTCAGGGACCTTGCTGGTGGTGGCATTTGATTGCTACATTGCCATATGCTTCTACCCGCTGAGATACACCACTATTCTTACACACACACTGATTGGGAAAATTGGTGTTACCATCTTTCTGAGAAGTTATTGTATGATTTTCCCCATGATATTTCTTCTGAAAAGATTGACTTTCTGCCAAAGTAATATAATTCCACGCACCTGTTGTGAACACATTGGCTTGGCCAAATATGCTTGTAATGACATACGAGTAAACATCTGGTATGGACTCTTTGTTATAATGTCAACCGTGGTCTTAGATGTCCTACTAATTTTTGTTTCCTACACGCTGATTCTCCATGCTGTCTTCCACGTGCCTCCCCAAGATGCTTGTCACAAGGCTCTCAACACGTGTGGCTCTCATGTCTGCATCATCCTCCTCTTTTATGGGCCTGCGATCATCACAACGCTTACTCAGCAGTTTGGAAGCCAGGTTCCACCTCATATCCACATTTTGTTGGATAATGTGTGCATTCTGGCTCCACCTATGCTGAATCCCATCACTTATGGGATCAAGAGCAAGCAAATTCGAGAGCAGGTAGCTCACATATTTTTTCCAATGCAGAAATAA